DNA sequence from the Prochlorococcus marinus XMU1411 genome:
AAAAAAATGCATTTTAGAATCAAAACCTCTCTCTCTCCATTTTCTTATCCCTTTAGCTATATCATCTGATCCAGCATCAGCATTTGGCCAAAGAATAATTGCTTGCATATCTAATCTCTTAATAGCTTTTAATGTAGCCTCTATTTGATCTTTTCCTTCTCCATACTCAGTTGTTACTGGATGCTGACTTACAAGAATAAATGGCTTACTAAAATCTATTTTGTCTCCAACTCCAAGATTAAGTAGTTTTTCCAAATTTATTTGTTCTTGATTATTTAAAATTTTTGCTACTAAATCTATTCTTGGACAACCTACATTAAATACCAAATGGCTTGGTTCCCCAAGTTTAATTATTCGTCTATATGCATCATCACTTGCTGGGAAATGAAGATGAGATAATTTTGTAACGGCATGTCTAATACTTTCATCTATAGTTCCTGAAACTTCACCTCCCATGGTATGTGCGACTATGATATTCATATATGAAGCAGCTATTGCAGTTGACATTGTTTCAAATCTATCTCCTACAGTAATAACAATATCAGGATTTATTCTCTCAAAAACTGATGTCAGTTCAATTAAACCAATCCCAGTTGATTTAGCCATTAATGATGGTGTTTCTCCTTCTAAAAGCATGTATATTTTTTCTTCGATATGAAACCCATCTTTTTCTATTAGGTCTATTACACTTCCATACCTCTCCAACAAAGCTGATGCTGTAGCAACAATTTTTAAATCCAATCCAGGATGATTATCAATTGCTTCCATCGCAGATTTAATGGAACTATAGTTAGCTCTTGATCCTATAACAATACAAATCTTTTTCATTTAAAATTTTCCCAATTTAATTTATGATTCGCTGGGAGATTTTTTTTAGTAACTTTGCCAATTATTTCTTTGTATTTTGATGCTGCGATACCATCTCCTGGTTTCTTAAATGACAAATCATCAAATTGCAAAGGGATACCTGAATCGATCGATCTAGAAGTAAATATACTTTTTTGAAATATCTTTTTCATTTCCATATATTCTTGGATATTGTCTTTATCTATAGGATTCTCTAGCATTGTCCATGTTTGCTTAATCCCTTCACAATACTTTATAAAGTCTTTTGGCTCTAAGGCATTTTTTGCATCACTTCCATACATTTTTTTTGAAAAGGTCAGATGTTTCTCAATTACTTTTGCCCCTAATGCTGCTGCTGCAATTCCAGCAGAAATATCGGTTGTATGATCAGAAAAACCAATAGAAATAGAATTACCATACCTTTTCTTCAATTCATTTAAAACATTTAAGCCAACATCTTTATATTGGCAAGGATATTTGGAAGAACATTGCATTACACATAATTCTGTATTATTTAAAAGCAATTCGATAGCAAAATTTAATTCTTCCCAGTTACTCATTCCTGAAGAAAGAATAACTGGCTTACCAATTGCAGCTAATTTTTCTAACAAAGGAGTATTTGTAACTTCCCCAGATGGAACTTTGAATTTCTTGATCCCTAAATCATTTAAAAGTTCTGCTGCTTGAATTGAAAAAGGAGAGGATAAAAATTCAATTTGATTCTCATCACAATATTTCTTGAGTTTTTCCCAATTATTTTTAGAGAATGATGTTCTTTCAAAATATTCATATCTAGGTTCACCTTTAAAATAATTTGGCATTGGAGCATTTTTAATAGTTTCGTACTCAGCCAGATGAGTTTGAAACTTTACTATATTTGCACCACACTCTTTTGCAAGTTTTATAAGATTACAAGCATTTCCAAAAGAGCCATCATGAACAGAACCTATTTCAGCTATTATTGAGTTTCTAAAAGCAGTATCTAACAAATCAATTGTAAATTTAATTATTTTACAATGTAATTAAAAATAAAAACCACAATTATTTAATTAAAAAAATTTTTTTTAATTAAATAATACTTTTTGTACCAATCTATAAATTTAGAAACTCCCTCTTTAACTGATGTAGAAGGTTTATATCCAATCCATAGCTTAAGTTTTTCACAATTAGCGGAAGTTGCTTCTACATCGCCTGGTTGCATTGGTAAAAACTCTTTTTTTGCCTCTATGCCCAATGATTCTTCTATTGCTTTAATGTAGTCCAACAAAGGAGTCGGCTTTGAATTGCCGATATTAAAAATTTTGAATGGAGCCCAACTATCTTCTGCGGATGGGATAAATGAAGAAGCTCTATTATTTTCTATTGGAGGCTTGCTAATTAATCTATAGAGGCTCTCAATAAGATCTTCGATAT
Encoded proteins:
- the neuC gene encoding UDP-N-acetylglucosamine 2-epimerase, with the protein product MKKICIVIGSRANYSSIKSAMEAIDNHPGLDLKIVATASALLERYGSVIDLIEKDGFHIEEKIYMLLEGETPSLMAKSTGIGLIELTSVFERINPDIVITVGDRFETMSTAIAASYMNIIVAHTMGGEVSGTIDESIRHAVTKLSHLHFPASDDAYRRIIKLGEPSHLVFNVGCPRIDLVAKILNNQEQINLEKLLNLGVGDKIDFSKPFILVSQHPVTTEYGEGKDQIEATLKAIKRLDMQAIILWPNADAGSDDIAKGIRKWRERGFDSKMHFFKNLPVDTYIKLMQMTSCLVGNSSSGIREGAFIGTPVVNIGSRQSNRERGKNVLDVKSNVDDIFNGIKKQIQKGKYEMEDIYGNGTAGEQMARILYELKEINIQKCITY
- a CDS encoding N-acetylneuraminate synthase family protein — translated: MLDTAFRNSIIAEIGSVHDGSFGNACNLIKLAKECGANIVKFQTHLAEYETIKNAPMPNYFKGEPRYEYFERTSFSKNNWEKLKKYCDENQIEFLSSPFSIQAAELLNDLGIKKFKVPSGEVTNTPLLEKLAAIGKPVILSSGMSNWEELNFAIELLLNNTELCVMQCSSKYPCQYKDVGLNVLNELKKRYGNSISIGFSDHTTDISAGIAAAALGAKVIEKHLTFSKKMYGSDAKNALEPKDFIKYCEGIKQTWTMLENPIDKDNIQEYMEMKKIFQKSIFTSRSIDSGIPLQFDDLSFKKPGDGIAASKYKEIIGKVTKKNLPANHKLNWENFK